The Candidatus Nezhaarchaeales archaeon genome includes the window CTTCGAAACCCTACGATACTCAGATAATGCTCTAGCAATCCTCCTAAGACTCGAAGTCTGAAGATATATAGCCGAGCACCTTTAAAGGAACCCTATTACGTTCAAACAAACCGAGCTCGTAAACCAACCTCCTAACAATAAACATGAAACAGTACATGGAAAAGGAGACTTAAATACCTTAAGTTGCTAGGTCCAATAATTAAACCACAAAGCCTTTTTAGAGTTTAGTGATCTGGAATTATCCTCATCGCTAGCTTAACTTAAGGATATTTCTTTGAATAAATCCTCATACATCTTTAAATACTCATCCCAGCTAGGGACATTTAACCGCTTTCTCTGAAAAGCACCATCCTCAACCTTTCTAATGGCTCTTATTATCGCGTCAGCAAAGCTTTCAGGTCTGGATTGACGATAATGATCGTATCCTTTATTGGCTCAAAGGCTGAGGGAAACTCCGTATCACTTGTCCATATCTGCATCAGACCAAAGGCTACGGCCTCGACTAATGTTAGATCGAAGTCCGCATAAGCTGGATGCGTGAATACATCACTCACCTCATATACATAGCTTAGCGCTTTATCGTTAATGAACCCTGTAAACGTCACTAAATCGGCGATGCCAAGTTCACTTGTTAACTTGACGGTACCGAAGCTTATAGTTCCACTAAAGCCCTCCTTTTAGGCGTTTAGAGGAATGCTTAAATACTTTAAAGCTGCTCCGCAGTTATCATCCCAGGTTAAGGTGGCTTTCACGTCTCTACAAGCACGTAGGACGTTGATGGTTAGCAGTATGTTCCACTTTATAAATGACGCTACACTCCTAGTCCTACCCGCGGTTTCACCCATCCTATTTAAGGAGTTTAACTTCTCCTACTACGATGCAGGGCTTTTATACGGGGTTACGCTATCCCTAATGGTGGTTTTCCAAGTCTTTTTCGGCTTCCTATCCGATAAGTATAACGAGCTTAACGTAATAGCGGCTGGTAACTTCTTAATCGCTTCCTCATGTATCCTTCTAGCTTCCGCCTCGTCTAGGCTAGAGCTCTTCATATATAACGCGGTTTTCGCCATTGGCGCTAGCGCTTTTCATCCTGCTTCCTACGCGGCTCTATCTAGGGTTAATAGGGATCTGGCTTCACGTACGCGTCATATGGGCTTCTCGGGTTCAGCTGGTGACTTCGGTAGCTTTATAGCCGTAGCTTCAACAGGCCTCCTACTAGGGCTTATAGGTTGGCGTAACCTCTTTACGGCTTGGGCATTCATAGCCTTATTGGCGTTCATCGTTTATATTTCAATTTTAAAATCGAACTTTAAGATTCCACCCCTTCAAGTAGGGGTTGAAGCGACGCTAAGTGGAAACGTAAAGCCTACGCTAAGAACATTAACGCCGCTATTAATCCTATGCTTAGCGATGGGCGGCATTCATAGGATCCATATAAACTTCGTGCCGCTACTTCTCACGGACTCGTTAGGGTTAACCGCGAGCGTCTCAAGCACGTTATTCTCACTATTTATACTATCAGGCTGTATGGGCGCCCTCGTTAGCGGGCTAATAGTTAATCGCCTCGGGCCTAGGAAGGCGTTATTCACGGTCTTCATAGCCGTTTTCCCGCTATCACTCATACTTTGGCTTCATAGCTACACGTGGAGGATCCTAGTTTTCGTTTCAATAGTTATTAGCGGCTTTACTTCTTACGCTACTTATCCGATCATCTACGGCTTATTCTCTCAGATAGTTAAAGCTGGAAGTAGGGGTCGTGCGTACGGCTTTATTGTAGGCTCAGCCTTCATCGGCGGCTCACTATACTCATTTATTGGCGGTAAGCTAGCGGATCTAGCTTCAAACGTATCGGCAACCTTCGCTTTAAGCTCCATTACGGGGTTAGCCGCAGCATTAACCTCCACCATGATTGAGGAGCGTTAAAGGAGGAGGCCGGGTTTTAAGTTAAACCTTGAAGGCCGGTCTAAGCTAAGCGATACGCTTTAGCCTTTCAAACTACCTTAACGCCTATCCTAGGCTTATTGGAATACTTAAGGCTTTTAAGTCTGGATGGAAACCCTTAACCGGGGTCTAGCTTGGCTAGCTTGACCGATTTAATGACTTCGAAGGCTCCGAGTAGGGATACGTTTCGAAGGCTGATGCGTAAGCCGGGAGATCATAGGCCTAACTACTGCTATCAGTGTGTTCGCTGTACGAGCGGGTGTCCGGCCATGGAGCTCTTAGAGCTACCACCACACTACGTGGTAAACATGGTTAGGCTCGGCTTCGTGGATGAACTGGTAGGCTCAAAGGTAATCTGGGGCTGCGCT containing:
- a CDS encoding MFS transporter, which encodes MLKYFKAAPQLSSQVKVAFTSLQARRTLMVSSMFHFINDATLLVLPAVSPILFKEFNFSYYDAGLLYGVTLSLMVVFQVFFGFLSDKYNELNVIAAGNFLIASSCILLASASSRLELFIYNAVFAIGASAFHPASYAALSRVNRDLASRTRHMGFSGSAGDFGSFIAVASTGLLLGLIGWRNLFTAWAFIALLAFIVYISILKSNFKIPPLQVGVEATLSGNVKPTLRTLTPLLILCLAMGGIHRIHINFVPLLLTDSLGLTASVSSTLFSLFILSGCMGALVSGLIVNRLGPRKALFTVFIAVFPLSLILWLHSYTWRILVFVSIVISGFTSYATYPIIYGLFSQIVKAGSRGRAYGFIVGSAFIGGSLYSFIGGKLADLASNVSATFALSSITGLAAALTSTMIEER